The nucleotide sequence CTGAGATGTTCAAGACCATTTGGGTTCTCCTGGTTGATGGGGACAGTCACCATGAGTTCTTCCAGGGTCACAGCATGTATCCATACGATAAAAGGTGCAAATGAGTGAAATTCGGCAGATTTCGCCTGAGTGGCCGAATCCTCGTTGGGCCGTCCGGGCTGGGCTGTTGCGCGCGACGGGACTCGGTGTGATCTTTGCCTCGGCTCTGTCCGCTGATGTGTGCGGGGAGCCAGTACCCTGGCGATTCACCCGTTCGGCTCGAATCGCGTATGTGAGAGGTGGTCCCGGCGATGAGTGAAGCCCCCGACCCGGAGGTCGTGGAGCTGGCGACCAGGATCTTCGATCTGGCCCGGCGGGGCGAGACCGAGGCGCTCGTGGCGTACGTCGACGCGGGGGTTCCGGCCGACCTCACCAATGACCGCGGCGACTCGCTCGTGATGCTCGCCGCGTACCACGGTCACGCCGACGCGGTCCGGGCCCTCCTGGCCCGTGGCGGTGCGGCCGACCGCGTCAACGACCGGGGTCAGACTCCCCTCGCCGGGGCGGTTTTCAAGGGCGGGGAGAGTGTTGTCCGGGTCCTTCTGGACGGCGGGGCCGACCCGGTCGCGGGCACCCCGAACGCGGTCGACACCGCCCGGATGTTCGGTAGGACCGAACTGCTCGACCTGTTCGCGGCACACTGATCCACATGTTCTGACCAGGAAAAACACGAAAGACGGGGGAGGCGGTACGGGGCCGCCGGATATTTCGGTCGCGGCAGGAAGAACCGCCGGGTCATCATGACGTCGTGATTCACGGACATGATGGCTGGGCAGGTGTTGCCGCACCGCGTGGGCCGTGACGCGGTCCGCATGGGCCCACCGACGAGAGGCAGAGGAAGATGGTCTACAGCAAGCAAGAGACGGCGGGCGCCCCGACGTGTTGTCACGCGGCCAGGTAAAGCAAGATCCCCGGTTGCGTCGACGCTTGATGTGAGGCTGTTTCCCATGTTCGAACCGGTCATAGCGCCCAGCGGTACGCTGCTCGGCCTGCTGCAGCGGGGCCGCGGCGACGGCACCCTGCACGCGCTCACCGCCCCGCGGGCCGAGGCGCTCGCGGCACTGAACCACTGCGTACTGAGCGACCCCCGCCACGACTGGCAGGTGGAGAACCGCTCTCTGTACTACGCCCGTCTCTACCTCGACCTGAGCGGCGAGCTCGACGAGATCGAGCGGCACCTCTTCGACGCCGAGGACGTGCTGGACACCGACGAGTCACGCACCGGGCTGGCCCTCGCGGTCCTCGGGCACCTCGCCTCGTACGGCAGGCGGGACGCGCTCGAACTGCTGCGCGGTTATGCCGCCGTGGGCACGAGCTGGGCCTGGGCCCTCGACGAGCTGGCCCTCAGGGACGACGACGAAGGGCTGCGCGCCCTCGCCGAACCCGTCCTGGCCCGCTTCACCACCGATCCGGAGGGCGAGGCCGAACTGGCCGCCGCCGTCCGCGACGCCTTCGAACCCCGGCCCTGGCGGCTGTGGGCCGACGATCCCCGCGACGCGATCGCCACCCGCGTGCGTGCCGCCCAGGAGACCGGCTGCTTCGACCGCTGGCAGCGGCAGATGCGCCCGACCGGCCCTCGGCCCGGGTGGAGCGTCCAGGCCGTGTTCGAGTGGGCCCAGCAGGGCATCGAACGCGGAGCCGTGCTCCATGTGCCGGCCGCCCGGTGTCTCACGGCCGTCGCCGGCCCCGAGGACCGGCCCGAGATCCTCACGGCCGCCCGGTCCGGGGACGACGGCGCCCGCTGCACCGCCTTGCGCTACCTCGCCGACGGCAACGATCCCGACGCCCTCGAACTGATCGAGGGCGCCGTGAGCGACGGAACGACGATGGTCGTGGAGGCCGCCGTCGACGCCTTCGAACGGATGCGCAGCATGGCCGCCGTCGACCGGGCGCGCGGCTGGGTGCACCGGCCCGACCCGCTGGGCGCCGCCGCCGGACGCATGCTCGCCTGCCTCGGCGGCGCCAAGGACAGCGACCTGGTGCTGGGCGCGCTGCGGGAGGCCGTACGCGGCGAAGGGCCCGACGCGCCGACCCTGTGGACGCTCGTCGACGGCACCGGCCGCCTGGGCATCGCCTGCGCCGCACCCGTCCTGCGCCACATCTACCGCGAGACCGCCTCCTCCCACCTCCGCGGCCGCGCCGCCCGCGCGCTCGCCGCCACCGACCCCTCCTTCCCGGCCGGCTTCGCCGTCGAGTGCCTCTGGGACTGCGAGGAGACCACCCGCGAGATCGCCGCCCGGCACGCCGAGACCGGTGACACGCGAGTCGTCGACCAACTCCGCCGGCTCGCCGCCGACCCGGCCGAGGAAGCCGAGGTCCAGACAGCCGTACGCAGCCGAATCGGTCCCGACATGCCCGCAATGTGAACCTCGGGTGGCTCGGACGCCAGGAGGGCATGGACGCGGCCTGACCTGGACATGTGCGCACGCAACGCTCATGGGACGTTCCCCGCCCGGAAAGATCCACGTTGACGCGGCCACGTCCAGCACGACGACAACACGGGTATGCGTGTCGCCATGGTGACCGAGTCCTTTCCCCCGATGTGAACGGCGTGGCCCACTGCGCCCTGCAGACCGCGCGCCACCTCGTCGCGTGGGGGCCGCCCCGCGTCGTGGCCCCGGCCACCGCGCAGGGAACCGGAGCCGGAGCCGACCTTCGGGCGTTGTGCCCCGTCGTCCGCGTCCCTTCCCTTCCGCTCCCGGGCTGTCCCCAGGTCCGAGTCGCCCTGCCCAGCCGCCGGGTCGCCGCGGCGATCGTCGAGCACCGGGCCGATATCGTCCACCTGGCCGGCCCCTTAGTCCTAGGCGTGCGCGGCATGGCGGCCGCCGCCCGCCTCGGTGTCCCCGCCGTCGCCATCCACCAGAGCGACCTCGCCGGATACGCCCGCACCTATGTCCACGCCGGCGAGACGGCGGCCTGGCGGCGCATCCGCTGCGTGCACGCCGCCGCCGACCGCACCCTCACCCGTCCAGCGCGGCCCTGCACGACCTGAAGGCACACCCGCCCTGGCCCAATGCCACGGGGTGGTCCATCTGCACGCCTCGGAGGGCGCCTGGCTGACGGACCGCGCGATGTGGAGCGTGGACCGGTCGCATCCCGGCGAGCGGGGGCACCGGCAGCTCGCCGTCCGCTTCCACGCCCTGCTCACGGACGCGGGGATCGCCGCGGGCCCCGCCCCGTCCGCCGAGCCCGAGTTCCCGGCGCCCATCCGCGGCTCCGGCCTCCGGTGACCGGCGACGGCGGGGACGGGCCGGGTCGCCCGGCGCTGCGCCGACCTGCTGCCGCAGCTCCTCACCCTCGCCGCCGCCGAGGTACGGCACAGGGCCCGCGGCACCGGCTCCCGGCCGGACCTGTCCGCCGCCCCACGCAGTGGCGTCGGCCCTGGCCGCGTTGAGCGTGTCCGATCAGCGGCCGGAGGTGGCGTGAGCAGCCCCCGGCGGGCCGGTCGACAGCGGGCCGGTCAGCGGCGGTGTCGTACGGCGACGAACCGCACCGGTGTGCCCGGCGTGGCCTGGGCCGCGCCGGACAGGTCCGCCGGGTGGACCACCGCGATCACCGGGTAGCCCCCGGTGGTCGGGTGGTCGGCGAGGAAGACGACCGGGCGGCCGTCCGGCGGCACCTGGACGGCGCCCAGCACCATGCCCTCGCTGGGGAGTTCACCCGCCCGGGAGCGGTCCAGGGCGGGCCCCTCCGTGCGCAGCCCGATGCGGTTGCTCGCCGAGGAGACGGCGTAGGGGAGCCTGGTGAAGGCGCGGAGCGCCGCGTCCGTGAACCAGTCGTCGCGCGGGCCCAGGGTCACGCGCAGCACGAGCTCGGAGGGCGGCGCCGGGTGCGGAACGACGTCCACGCGCGCGGGGAGCAGGCTCGGGCGGCCCAGCGGGAGCACCGTGCCGTCCGTCAGCGGCGGCGGGCCGAGACCCGACAGCAGGTCCGTGGAGCGGCTGCCGAGGACCGGCTCCACGGCCACTCCGCCGGAGACGGCGAGATAGCTGCGTACGCCGGAGCGGGCCGCCCCGATGTCGAGGAGTGCCCCGCCGGGAACCCGTACCGGAGCTCCCCACGGGGCCGGGCGGCCATCCACGGTGACCGGGCAGGGGGCGCCCCCGACCGCCATGGTGACTGTCGAGCGCGGCCGTACCGAGCAGCCGTTGAGGGTGGTTTCCAGGACGGCGGCCTCTGGAGGGTTGCCTACCAAACGTTTGGCCAACTCGGCCGCGGGCGCGTCCAGCGCTCCCGAGCGTGGTACGCCGAGGTGGGCGAGGCCGGGGCGGCCCCGGTCCTGGACGGTGGTCAGAGCACCGGCGCGGACCACCACGAGGGCACGGTCCGTCATGGTGCCCCCTCGGCTGTGAAGCGAACCCGGGTGCCCGGCGCGAGCAGAGCGGCCGGCACGCGCGCGGTGTCCCACAGAACGGCGTCCGTCGTACCGATCAGCTGCCAGCCGCCCGGGGAGGAGCGCGGGTACACGCCGGTGTAGGGGCCGGCCAGGGCGACCGACCCCGCGGGGACGGCCGTACGTGGAGTCACCCGGCGCGGGACCTCGCGGGGCAGTCCCGTGAGGTAGCCGAAGCCGGGGGCGAAGCCGCAGAACGCCACGCGGTAATCGGCCGCCGCGTGGATACGGGCCACCTCGGCCACGTCGACACCCCAGTGGGCGGCGACGTCCGGCAGATCGGGGCCGTCGTACCGTACGGAGATCTCGACGACCTCCTGCGCGCGCGCAGGGACGGGTGGAATGTCCCAGGAGGCCAGGCGCCCGGCGAGGCGGGACGGGTCGTCGAGGCCGTCCAGGAGGACCGTACGGGCGGCGGGGACGATCTCGGCCGCCGACAGGTCCCCCGTCGCGCGGCGGCGCAGCAGCTCGGCGTGGAGCGCCTCGGCCTCCTCGCCCGTGCCCACCTCGATGAGCAGCGCGCGGTCCCCGACCGGGAGCGCCCTCATGCGAACGCCTCCACACGCACGCCCGTCGCCACCAGCCCGGCCCGCACCCGACGAGCCAGCTCCACC is from Streptomyces sp. NBC_01314 and encodes:
- a CDS encoding HEAT repeat domain-containing protein — translated: MFEPVIAPSGTLLGLLQRGRGDGTLHALTAPRAEALAALNHCVLSDPRHDWQVENRSLYYARLYLDLSGELDEIERHLFDAEDVLDTDESRTGLALAVLGHLASYGRRDALELLRGYAAVGTSWAWALDELALRDDDEGLRALAEPVLARFTTDPEGEAELAAAVRDAFEPRPWRLWADDPRDAIATRVRAAQETGCFDRWQRQMRPTGPRPGWSVQAVFEWAQQGIERGAVLHVPAARCLTAVAGPEDRPEILTAARSGDDGARCTALRYLADGNDPDALELIEGAVSDGTTMVVEAAVDAFERMRSMAAVDRARGWVHRPDPLGAAAGRMLACLGGAKDSDLVLGALREAVRGEGPDAPTLWTLVDGTGRLGIACAAPVLRHIYRETASSHLRGRAARALAATDPSFPAGFAVECLWDCEETTREIAARHAETGDTRVVDQLRRLAADPAEEAEVQTAVRSRIGPDMPAM
- a CDS encoding ankyrin repeat domain-containing protein, translated to MSEAPDPEVVELATRIFDLARRGETEALVAYVDAGVPADLTNDRGDSLVMLAAYHGHADAVRALLARGGAADRVNDRGQTPLAGAVFKGGESVVRVLLDGGADPVAGTPNAVDTARMFGRTELLDLFAAH
- a CDS encoding biotin-dependent carboxyltransferase family protein, yielding MTDRALVVVRAGALTTVQDRGRPGLAHLGVPRSGALDAPAAELAKRLVGNPPEAAVLETTLNGCSVRPRSTVTMAVGGAPCPVTVDGRPAPWGAPVRVPGGALLDIGAARSGVRSYLAVSGGVAVEPVLGSRSTDLLSGLGPPPLTDGTVLPLGRPSLLPARVDVVPHPAPPSELVLRVTLGPRDDWFTDAALRAFTRLPYAVSSASNRIGLRTEGPALDRSRAGELPSEGMVLGAVQVPPDGRPVVFLADHPTTGGYPVIAVVHPADLSGAAQATPGTPVRFVAVRHRR
- a CDS encoding allophanate hydrolase subunit 1, with product MRALPVGDRALLIEVGTGEEAEALHAELLRRRATGDLSAAEIVPAARTVLLDGLDDPSRLAGRLASWDIPPVPARAQEVVEISVRYDGPDLPDVAAHWGVDVAEVARIHAAADYRVAFCGFAPGFGYLTGLPREVPRRVTPRTAVPAGSVALAGPYTGVYPRSSPGGWQLIGTTDAVLWDTARVPAALLAPGTRVRFTAEGAP